GTGAATGGACCTGAAGTGTTCAGCAAGTACGTTGGTGCAACTGAGGAGAATGTGCGAAAGTTGTTTGCTGATGCTGAGGCGGAAGCAGCTGCCAAAGGTGATCAATCGCAGTTGCATCTCATCATTTTCGATGAGTTTGACTCCATTTGCAAACAGCGTGGAGCAACACGAGACTCCACAGGTGTCAACGATAATGTTGTAAATCAGCTTCTTTCCAAGATTGATGGTGTTAATTCGCTAAACAACGTGTTGCTTATTGGAATGACAAACCGTATCGACCTTATCGACGAAGCGATTCTACGGCCAGGGCGATTTGAGGTCCACGTGGAAATTGGGTTGCCAAATGAAAAGGGTCGTGTGGAGATTCTCCGTATTCATACTCGCGGTATGCAGGAGAATAAAGTGCTGGGGAAGGATGTAGACATTGAAAAACTCGCGGCGCTAACCAAAAACTACTCGGGTGCTGAGTTGGAGGGTGTTGTGCGCTCTGCTTCTTCCAATGCGTTCAACAGGCACATCAACCTAGAAGATCCAAGTGAGATTATCAATCCACAAGACGTCTTTGTTACCCAAAACGATTTTCTGACAGCTATTGAAGAGCTGAAGCCGGCGTTTGGGCAAGCTAAGGAGGAATGCAACAATCTAAAGCGTGGTGGTATCATCAACTATGGCAAGGAATGGGTTGGTGTTGAGGATCGCTGCAGGCAATATGTGGATCAACTGAAAAGTGAAGGTAAGCGAATCAACACCCTCACCGTTCTTATTGATGGGCGACCGGGCAGCGGCAAGTCTGCAGTGGCAGCTCATCTCGCAGATATGGCGGGTTTCCCGTACGTCCGTGTTATATCCAATGAGGATATGGTGGGATACGGTGAGGCACAAAAGGTGAACATCATTCGCAAAGCCTTTGACGACGCGGGCAAATCCCCGTTCAGTACCGTTATATTAGATGACGTGGAGCGCATTATTGAATTCTCTTACATGGGTGGGCGTTATAGCAATGCTATTCTCCAGGCTCTTTTAGTACTAATTAAGCGGCCACCACCAAATGAACGAAAGTTACTTGTTGTTGCGACTACCTCAATGTCTGAAGTGATGGACACTTTGGAACTCACTTCGTGTTTCTCGGTTAAAATGCATGTGCCGTGTGCCCCACAGAGTGCATTGGAGAAGATTGCACAGGAGATGGGACTGCAGTGGATGGATGAGCAAACCAAAGTAACCTGCAAGACGGCCATAACGGAACCGATGCCCATCAAGCagatgatgttgttgctggaAATGTCGGCGGAAAAGTGTGGAACGGGGCAACTTACAATAATGGCTCAAACGTTCAGCCAAGCTCTCGATTCCATTGCGGGAAGGTCAGAGTAGGTCAGTATTTGGTGTCGGATCGTGCTTTGTTTTACTCGTGTTTAGTTGCAATGctcctttgttgctgttgttgttgctgctgcttttcattttcgtGTTCCTGTGATTTCGTTTCCAAATGTGTGGTGGGTTAACTTATCACCTCCTTGATAGGTTGTGGGTATGTCAGAAAAGGGTGGTGGAGAGTATGTGGTGCTGAAGGCTTGTATAAGATATCTCGCAAAATAGACAACAATATATGAGTGATGGTACTGTTTTGTCAGtggttattattaccatGATGTTACTTGCTCTCCATACCTCAGGACTTGTTTAATTGGGCGATTTAATTATACAGCCCCCTTCGCATTCTTctcccctgttttttttttcattctctgCGCGGTACTCAACCTGGTCTGTTGCTTTCTCTAACGGGAGGAGCCCGTGATGCATTCGACACTCATAATGTGTTGCCCTACATTTTACTGTTACTGTTTCTTTCGTTCTTTGGATGCGTCGTTTTTCTCATATGTGAtttctgttttcccttttttgccGTCGGATTACCGTGGTTCaacttattttcccctttattttcttttcattcacCCCACAATGCTGGGAGTACCGTACGGacgagggagaaaagaacaagcaccagcaaaaaaaaaacaaaagaaaggaaagaggattGCGTGGAATACCGTTACAAACTTAAGGAACAAACATGGAAGGGGATCGTGATGGTCGACACCGCATGTATCATATTAAAATAAACACGATGGCATGAAGCAGCACGTGCCGTgacagcaataacagcagtaaaaaaaaaaaaaagcatattTGCTTATattttgctgttttaaaaaaaatgataaaggAGCGAATTCATGAGCCTAGTGTTTTGGAGGCATATTGGGGCGCATGTTCCTCTCTCATGCACGGTCAAGTAAAAATCTGCGCTTATCTCTCCTTCCCTTAACTTTGcactcctctttttcattcatgaAGGTGAAAAATTACGGAgaaaatgcttttttttttcttttctgcggTCAACTCGTATTTTGTATGTGATACCTTAcaatcttttttttgatgacaaaatttcatttctttccttccttctcttttgtctCTTACTCCTCATAcgatgtgttgttgttgtttttttcgtatgGTACCACCTCATTGCAAAAGGGATATGGAATGATATTTTGGGAAATAACATAGTTTGATATGAAATAGTAGCAAAAAGGTAAGAAGGGTGAAAAATCGTTACTCCccccctttaaaaaaaaaaaaagaacacacgTTTACTTTAGTTTCCTTTAGTTAATTTGTTCCACTGCTGACGATCGGTGATGATCGTGTTGATCTGTTGTGACTTCCCTTCACTCGCCTCTGGTAGCACATGTTCCTGCGGTTAAgctgcagttttttttttgttgttaaagGTGAAAAGTTTAGCTTCCATTGTGAATGTAAGTGCGCGTGGGAAACAGACTGTCCCAAATGCCGCATCAACGGTAATCGTGAGAATTCTCCCACATGTGCTTTGAaatgctattttttttttaaaagcaaATATGCAAAAGTTACACTTTTCAGCCGGTGGGGTGTTAATATATTTGGACAAAtactcacatatatatatacgcatatTCGCGGGGATATTGATGTGTGCATGAAGGGGAGAAAGGATTATTTTCTGCATTGTTACCATGAAATACAGGCAATTTTAGTGCAGAAGCCCGCACTTTTTCCTCTTAAAAAGTAGTGTTACGGCCCTTTCTGATTCCTTCATTcccaaacaaatacaaaaacatgTAAGTGTGCAAGTATTAACATTCCTTTCGAgtgccttctttctttctttgttgttgtttcttttttatcgcTCCTATCACGATGACAGAAGAGGTTGAACAAATTTGACATGTCACTTCGGCGCCACGTGATTACTCGGAGCATTTCAGTCCACAACCGCTTTATTTCTTCCAGTggagaacaaaaaactgGAGGGTCGCGGGGTGGTTTCTTTTCGGTTCTTCGCTACGGACCTCGCAATCGAGCTGAACTATTCGGTCTCTGCCTCGGTTGTGCCATGTGCCCTTTATCGATTTATTTGATTAACTGGTGTGAAGGCTGCAGCAACAGGAATAACAACACGCAACCGGAGTTGGTACTCGGTAATGAAACATTTGTAACTCATGGGGTTGCAGCTCCCGACAAGGGATCCAAATATCCTCTGGGAGGACCCTTTAGATTGCGCGAGAGCCGTACGGGAAATTATATCACCGATAAGGAACTCTTTCAGGATCATTGGACGCTATTATACTTCGGCTTCTCCAAGTGTGCGGAGGTGTGTCCATCTACGTTGCGTTTTATTACAGATGTCATGAAGGCATGTGATGAGAAACTGGCGGGTGACAAAAACTTATCGACAGAGGCTGCGAGGTTGCAGGCGGTGTTTCTTAGCGTTGATTCACGGCGTGACACGCCTGAGGTTCTTGAAGGGTTTGTTTCAAAATACGACCCTCGAGTCCGAGGACTTACCGGAACCTCAAAGGAGATTGAGCAGGCGGCGAGGGCGTGGCGTGTGTATTATTCATCAATTGACGAAACGGATGAAGAAAAATCGGCGCGTGAGGCGAAGGGAGTGCCGATGGTGGGCGCCGATGATGATACGTACCAACTGGATCACAGTAGTGCAATATATCTTGTTGGAGTGGATGGAAAGTTGAaagatttctttttcaaggaAATGGGCGTTGCCGATGCCGTTGGAAGGTTGGAGGTGCATCTTCAAGATGTCTATGGATTTAAGGACACACGCGGttgaaataaatatatttatttatttatttatatttctctttattatttGAGGAAGGGAAGATTTTTTTTAGGGGGGAAGTAATCATCCGGTGAGCGGCGAAAACACGTgaaacttttcttttttttttcttcacagtTCAAACACCACTGTTGTTCATTGTAGTTGCTTCGGTGTTTGTCTCCactgttttccttcctcccgCATCTATTCTAGTCGTGGGATACACGGTCGTGGGTGCTATCGTTTTTTTGTAAATGTTAcatgaagtttcttttctttagcttatcttttcctttattcttttgcatgtgttgcttttgtttttcctcttattatattttttgccCTTGTGTTGTTTGCGAAATTCCACTAGATTTGGAAGGAGACAGCGACTTATTGCGGCGGTGCTACGGATGGGATGGACGAGTTAACGGAATACATGATGAGAGTATAATGAAGAAAGAGGCAACAGaagggtgttttttttcgcttttttttcttatttgtttgttctctCCACTTGAATGAAGAGATTGATATAATTGAGATTTATGAGGCTTGCTGCATCGGATGTTACTCACTCTTTTTATGTAGGTGCtgcattgttttttcctcttctcttgtTCTGTCTAATTTTTAtggatttgtttttttttttgttactttaaAACAACTTTTGCttcagattttttttctttgtgtgtgtttgtgtgtgtgtgtgcacgcGTTTTCGTGGCAAATAATCCATCTGGGAGGTTTTGCTTCCCACTTGTGAGCCA
This region of Trypanosoma brucei brucei TREU927 chromosome 1, complete sequence genomic DNA includes:
- a CDS encoding vesicular-fusion protein NsF; N-ethylmaleimide sensitive factor (NsF), with protein sequence MGKSFVVRSVLTDEDSYANRIYLNPADKALYKHPDGVVMIKNYPFTIDVRGPIERGEVAMNSIQRRLVGVTTTAGSVVELEDYVGSVSCITTMHVLVEHVAASKRGGTLDCDLFIKTFRRQYNFQCFRDKQALAVKVADMKLLVTITKLVVENDGTVGQVSENMGLIVRVGEKSEITLNNLPDDQIDAQQPQILQTFNLEGLGIGGLSSEFAQIFRRAFASRLFPQSFVKKVGVKHVKGVLLYGPPGTGKTLIARKIGEILNCRPPKIVNGPEVFSKYVGATEENVRKLFADAEAEAAAKGDQSQLHLIIFDEFDSICKQRGATRDSTGVNDNVVNQLLSKIDGVNSLNNVLLIGMTNRIDLIDEAILRPGRFEVHVEIGLPNEKGRVEILRIHTRGMQENKVLGKDVDIEKLAALTKNYSGAELEGVVRSASSNAFNRHINLEDPSEIINPQDVFVTQNDFLTAIEELKPAFGQAKEECNNLKRGGIINYGKEWVGVEDRCRQYVDQLKSEGKRINTLTVLIDGRPGSGKSAVAAHLADMAGFPYVRVISNEDMVGYGEAQKVNIIRKAFDDAGKSPFSTVILDDVERIIEFSYMGGRYSNAILQALLVLIKRPPPNERKLLVVATTSMSEVMDTLELTSCFSVKMHVPCAPQSALEKIAQEMGLQWMDEQTKVTCKTAITEPMPIKQMMLLLEMSAEKCGTGQLTIMAQTFSQALDSIAGRSE
- a CDS encoding cytochrome c oxidase assembly factor; electron transport protein SCO1/2, with the protein product MSLRRHVITRSISVHNRFISSSGEQKTGGSRGGFFSVLRYGPRNRAELFGLCLGCAMCPLSIYLINWCEGCSNRNNNTQPELVLGNETFVTHGVAAPDKGSKYPLGGPFRLRESRTGNYITDKELFQDHWTLLYFGFSKCAEVCPSTLRFITDVMKACDEKLAGDKNLSTEAARLQAVFLSVDSRRDTPEVLEGFVSKYDPRVRGLTGTSKEIEQAARAWRVYYSSIDETDEEKSAREAKGVPMVGADDDTYQLDHSSAIYLVGVDGKLKDFFFKEMGVADAVGRLEVHLQDVYGFKDTRG
- a CDS encoding hypothetical protein, unlikely (GPI-Anchor Signal predicted for Tb927.1.1590 by DGPI v2.04, no cleavage site predicted) is translated as MKFLFFSLSFPLFFCMCCFCFSSYYIFCPCVVCEIPLDLEGDSDLLRRCYGWDGRVNGIHDESIMKKEATEGCFFSLFFLICLFSPLE